The sequence CAAGGCAAAGGTTATGCAAAGGAAGCTATGAATTTAATTTTAGATTATGGTTTTAATACATTAAACTTAAATAAAATCATTTCAGATTCATTTGTAGATAATACCGCTATCATTAATTTAACTTTAAAATTAGGTTTTAAACAAGAAGGATTATTAGTTGGTCATTACTTTCATAAAGGAGAATTTAGAGATGCTTATCAATTTGGTTTGTTAAGAAAAGATTTTAATAATAGAAAAACATCTACTATCTAATGTGTTTTTATAGCACAAAAGAAAATTTCTGATAACAACATTGCCTATCAGTTATAACCACTAGACTTATCTTTACCCTTGAGCTAATTGAATAAGTTAGTTATTGATAGTAATAGACTTTTTTATTTATGATAATTTTTCTTGTGCCAAAATCATGATATTAAAACTTTGAGTATTATAAACCCCATTTTTACAACTTGCTTATTACCAACACACTACATAAATATTAATTCCTTACAACGCTACATAACTTTTTTTAATAAATTGTTTATCTCCCAAAAAGTCTGCATATTTGCAAAAAATTTAAAATAAACTATGCAACTGTTAAATACAAAAAATTTAAGAGGAGATTTTTTCGGAGGCGTAACAGCAAGTATAGTGGCTCTGCCATTAGCTTTAGCGTTTGGTATTCAGGCTTTCGGAGTCATTAGTGTTGAAGATGTGCCTAACATTGGCGCTATTGGAGCATTAGCAGGACTTGTAGGTGCTATCATGCTTGGTTTTTTTGCATCTTTATTTGGCGGCACACATTCGCAAGTGAGTGGACCCACAGGACCTATGACAGTTATCACTGCCACTCTTATTTCCGGAATTTGGTCTGGAGCAACTGCACCAAACATAGAAACCGTAATAGTTGCAATGGCTATAACAGGCATGCTATGCGGTATTTTTCAAATTTTATTCGGAATTATTAAAATTGGAAAATATATTCGATACTTACCTTACCCTGTGCTATCGGGCTTTATGAGCGGTATAGGAGTTATCATTATTCTACAACAAATATATCCACTATTAGGTGTTAAATCGCCCGTTCTTATAGTTGACATGCTTCTTCAACTCCCCGAAAAGGCAATGCAATTTAATGCAGAAGCTTTAATAATGGGTGTTTCCACAATAGCATTAATATATTTATTCCCATTCATAACAAAAAAAGTACCTTCAACTTTAGTAGCTTTAGTTGTTGTAACCATCGCTTCTGTTTTGGTTAATTACAGCAGTAAATTAACAATTGGAGAAATTCCTTCAGGTTTCCCAATGCCTTTCTTTGTTGAGCATTCTGTTGCAGGCATTGATTGGATGAAAGCTATTAGCGTTGCTTTGGTACCAGCAATTACATTAGCAGGTTTAGGAGCGATAGACACGCTGCTAACATCTGTTGTTGCTGATAATATCACAAAAACAAAACACAACAGTAACAAAGAATTAGTTGGGCAAGGTATTGGAAACTTTATGAGCGGCTTATTTGGCGGCATTGCTGGTGCTGGTGCAACAATGAGAACCGTTGTAAATATAAGAAGTGGTGGCAAAACTCAACTTTCGGGAATGTTCCACTCATTGATTTTGCTCGCAATTTTATTAGGCTTGGGTCAATATGTAAAATTTATTCCGTATTCTGTTTTAGCTGGAATTCTTATCACTGTAGGTATTAGCATTATTGATTTTAAAGGATTAAAAGATTTGCTAAAAATGCCTCGTGCCGATGCTGTTGTTTTGGTTACGGTTTTATTGCTAACTGTTTTTGTTGATTTGATTATAGCTGTAGGAATAGGCATGGTTATAGCAAGTGTTTTATTCATGAAACGTGCTAGCGACTTGGTTGAAAGCGGATATCACTCAAGCAAGCTGACACATTTTGATAAAGAAGTTCCATGGGAAGATGAAAAATACCTCTCTGACGATATAAGAAGCAAAATCTATATACAAAGACTAGATGGTCCTCTTTTCTTCGGCTCAGTAACACGTTTTCAGGAAATTATGGACAGCGTCCCACAAAATGCTAAAATTGTAATTATTAGGATGAAATTAGTCTCGTATATGGATCAATCAGGCGTATATGCTATGGAAAGCGCAATTAACGATTTACAATCAAGAGGCATAACAGTGTTAATGACTATCATTCAGCCTCAACCAATGTATCTGCTGAAAAAAATGAAAATAATTCCTGATTTGCTTGCACAAGAACATACATTCAAAACCTTCGAAGATTGTACCGAATTTTTGAATGATTATTTCAAAGACAAGAAATAGCTTTTCTAAAGTGATATTCCTAATAAAACACCCCACCTTAGGTTAAAGCCACCGCTTATTTTTCCTGAGGAGTTTAAGGAAAATTTATCGCTGTCTATGTTGGAGCCTGCTTTTGTCGTTCCAAAATAATACGATGGACCTAAAAAAACATCAATGGAATATCTTTCGCCTCTAATCCATTGATAGCCGAGTGTGAAACCGCCACCGAGCGTTTGAAATCTAAATTTTTCGTCATTAGTAAATGTTTGACCTAAAGTATCTATTTCTTCATGCGATTTAAACAATAAATTTTGATAACGCAAAAATGGAGCTACATATAATCCGTTTGGCGCTTCTTTAAAAATATAATATCTAAACTCTGGTGTAAGGGAAAATCCTTTGAGTTTAAAATAATTAAATTGGTTTCCCTCTTCAACTTCTTGTTTAAAATTTATAAAATATCCTCCGAGTTGCGCACTATATCTATCTTTTATCACATACTCAAACGAACCATTGTAGCAGTTTATTATCAAACTTAAAGGATTCCATTTTAAAACAGCCTGTTGAGCAAAAACACCATTTGCAAGCAACATAAAAAACACTATAATAGATAATATTCCTTTTTTCATAATAAAACAATTAGTTTGTTTATGGTTATTTTTGCCACAAAACTAAATAATAATTTTAATTTGATGAGTGTGTTTTTTTGCTTGATTATCTGCTTGATACCTAATTATTATCAATATTTCCTAAGTCAATATACTTTCTAATTCGCCTTTCCATTTTAAAAAACCGTTTACAAAGGGAGAATAATCGTGTTTAATTCGTCTAACAATGTCTTTTGTTGAATTTAGATATTCTGTTTTACCTTGAACTTTGATTAAGTTAATAATATCTTCAACTTTTCTAAATTCCATTTTCAAAACATTAATGTCTTTTTCAACATGCCACACATACGTAGCTTCTTCAGTATCTAAAGTCTCCCAAACAATATGATAATTCCTATCACCTTGGATTAAAAACATAAATGAAACCGGTTTAAGAACAAACCTAAGTTTCATTATTTTGTAAGAGTGTATGCTTGAAAGAAATCTTAAATGATTATAATGTTTAGCATCTGATACTGATGAAATCATATCTTTAAACAGTTCCTTGTCACTTGTATAAAAAGCATTGAAATTGATTTTCCCTTCTGTAAACTCATCAAAATAATCCTCCAATGTAAACAAATTCTTATCTGTTTTGATATTGATTTTTTTCTTAATCATTTGCTCAAAAAACTCAGATTTCACATTCTTTATAATTTGTTTATTTATCTTGTCTATTTCAGGCGATTTTGCTTCAATTAAACTTACTTCATTATCCGTAATTTCAATATTAACAGTAACTTCTATCTTTTTTGTATTGAGAACGTTCGCAAAATAGTTTTTCACAGCATCAAATTCTTCACGAATGTCATAATTAGAAATTCTAATTTCTATCGCTGATTTATACTCCTTAAATTTTTTATAAAATGAAACTCCACCTAGTATGAATTGAACATTTTTAAGAGGCACATAAAATGTTTCATTAATAGTAATCTTATGTGGTCGTCTTACATGCTCAGTTATATGAACTTGCATTTCTTCAACCGAAATATGATTATTTGGTCTAATTATCCCTGATGTTCCTACTAAAGTTTTCAAAAGTCCGTCCGTATCAACATTATCGAAAGCAATAACTTGTAAATCATTTAATTTATCAGCAATTAGTTTTTGGCTAATTTCAAAATTTGTATCACCTTTACAGTATGAAATAACCTCACAACATATTTTCTTTTCGGCTTCTATATACTTTAAAACCTTAATTATCCAATATGCAGAATCTTTAGATGTTTTTTTAACATAAGATAAACCCAACTGCTCAAGTGTCATCGCCCTATCTGTAGTCAAATATGCCTTACCTTGCTTAAATAATATTTTTAATTCTTGCCCTATCATTTATTAGTATCGTTGTCTTAGCATTACTAATATCTTTTTAATATTTACAAATCAAGTTTCACAACGTTGCTAAAATTTGATTATTCTCACTACAAAGTTAACGATTTATTTTAAAATTATCTAGGATTTTATTTTAAAAATTTTGAGGATTTATCCATACCATTTTAAATGTATTTAAACGACCTTGGTTCTAATAAGTTGAAAACGAAATTATTGTAAAATCAATAAAATGGTATTATTTTTGCTTAAAATTATAAATACATTATAAACCACAATAATTATGAAACCTTTTGCTTTTTTCTCTGCTTTTTTAACGCTCTGTTTTTTTACAACTATAAATTTGCAGGCACAACCTGTTATGAAAGAAAAAGCAGCAAATGTTATAAAACGCACGGCAGTAGTGCTAAATGCAGCACATAAAGCCACATCAGAAAACAAAGTATATACAGGAGATTTGAAATTGGCTGTAATTCACCAACAATTTTCCATTGAATTATTTAATGAAGGAAAATACATGAGGGCTATCCATCATTCTCAAAGAGCTAGAGAACTTTCACGCTTGCAATTAGAGGCGAATAGCGCCATCTGCCCAGAAGGATACGAAGCCAATTTCGATGAAAAGCCAGATGGTCCAAAACCCGCTACTGAAGCCCTCGACGATGAAGCAAACAAATCTCAATTTTCTAAAACTGTAGCCGACGATAAAATATTATCCTCCAACCCTTTAAAAAACATAGATTTATCAGAATAACAAATTCGTTTTTTTTAGTTACTTTTGAGCCATGAATTATGCGAAAGATTTTTCATGGCTTTTTTTTTCTACTCAAGAAACTAAGATCGGCAATTTGGGAATAGGAGGCAACAATCCTGTTCGCATTCAATCTATGACAAATACTCCCACGCTCGACACAGATAAAACTGTGCAACAATGTATGCGTATTTTCGATGCTGGCGGCGAACTTGTTAGAATAACTGCCCGAAACATTTCTGAAGCAACAAATTTAAGTAAAATCAGAGCTGAATTGAATAAGGCTGGCTATCATCAGCCACTTGCAGCAGACATTCATTTCAATCCAGCTATAGCCATAGAAGCAGCTCGTAGAGTTGAAAAAATAAGAATAAATCCGGGTAATTTTGTAAATCTATTTCCAAACAAAAAGGAATATTCCGAGCGAGAATACGAGCAGGAAATCAATGAGATTTGCACAACAATAAAGCCTCTTATTCAAGTTTGCAAAGAAAACGGCACAGCAGTACGAATTGGCATAAACGGCGGCTCTCTTGGAACCCGCATCATTTCTAAATATGGCAACACCACAAAAGGCATGGTGGAATCTGCGCTAGAATATATCAATATATTTAAAAACGAAAACTTCCATAATCTTGTAATATCCATAAAAGCAAGCAATGTAATTTCTATGATACACGCAAACAGGCTACTTGCACAACGATGTATGGAAAACAATTTTAAATATCCTATTCATCTTGGCGTAACAGAAGCTGGCGAAGGCGAAGATGGTCGCATGAAATCTGCATTGGGAATTGGGTCGCTACTAGCAGATGGTATAGGCGATACCATTCGTGTTTCTCTAACCGAAGCTCCTGAAAATGAGATTCCTGCTGCAATTGAAATAGTTAATTCTGCTAAAAAAAATCAAGCAAACAAGCAAATTGCAGAAAAATTTTTCTCTAAAATAAATCCGTTTTCAACTAATTTGAATTTGTATGAAAAAAATAATCGCAAAAAACCTGCTGTTTATGCAATGCCTGAAATGCAAGGTAAATCGCAGAATATAGATGATTTGCGAGAAAAATATTTTAATGATTCTGAAAAACCAATAGATATTCCATGGAACGTTAAAAAACAATCTACTATTGACTTTTCAATAGTTGCGGGTTCTTTTTTAGTTGATGGATGCGGAAATTCAATAAGCATCAACTCAAACGATGCTAAATACGCTGAAAAAGCAAACGAACTTCTCCAAATAAGCGAGAGGAAAATATCAAGAGCAAGTTTCACATCTTGTCCGTCATGTGGCAGAACGACTTATGACATAGAAAAGGTTTTAAAAGATGTTAAAAAGACGTTTTCAGGAATGACAGGCGTGCATTTCGCAGTTATGGGCTGCATTGTAAACGGTCCCGGAGAAATGGCTGGAGCTAAGTATGGAATTTTAGGGTCAAAAGAAAACCATGTTGACATTTATGTTGACGGGAAACCGCTACTAAAGTCAATTCCACAAGATGAAGCAGTGAATGAATTAAAAAAAATTGTAGAAAAAAATGAAAAACAGTATTAAAAACATTATTTTTGACTTAGGAGGAGTTATCCTAAACATTGATTATAAGCTAACTCAAGATGCTTTTGTAAAATTAGGTTTGAAAAACATTGACGATGTTTACGGACAATATTTTCAAGTTAAATTTTTTGATTTATTTGACAGAGGCGAGATTTCCGAAGATGAATTTATAGATTTGTCAAAAGATTTATTTCCAGAAAACATAAGTAAACAACAACTTGTTGACGCTTGGAATGCGATGTTGCTCGATATGCCAGAGCACAGATTTGATTTCTTGAAAAAAATTGGCAAAAAATATCGTATTTTCTTAATGAGCAACACGAATATAACGCACTATGATGAATATCAAAAATACATTAAAGACAAGTATAAAATCAACGGACTTGACGATTTATTTGAAAAAGCATATTATTCTTTCCTTGTAGGAATGCGGAAACCAGAAGATCGCTTTTTTAATTTGATTTTAGAAGAAAACAACTTAAAAGCAAACGAAACTTTATTTATTGACGACACATCTATAAACACCGATGCCGCAAAAACACTAGGCTTGCAAGCTTTGTGGCTAAAAGACAACATGGATATAACCGAAGCTCTGTCGGAGCTATAGAAGTTTGAAAAACTTTCGGATTGCGGATTTATGATTTTGGTTTTTAGCCCGCCTAAAACCTTGATTATCAGACACTTATAAGTCGTCGACCCGCTGCAACTAAAAACTCAATACTAAAAACTACTTTGATTTCAAATTGCGAATTTTAGATTTCAGATTTTATGACTTTCACCTTGTACCTTGTACCTTGTACCTTGCACCTTGCTCCTTGCACCTTGTACCTTGTTCCTTGCTCCTTGTACCTTGCTCCTTGTCCCTTTCACCTTTTACCTTGTACCTTGTTCCTTTCACCTTTCACCTTATATCTTAAAATTTATAATTTATTAATTAATCCAAATAACATTTTTGATATTTCTGTACAAAGAGATAATAACATTTCATAATCGGAAGTATTTATCTTTTTTAGCTCATGAGCAATAATTAACATGGAGCGAACTTCACCACACGAACCTTTGGCTATATATAAAAAATGCTTGAACTCTTTATAACTTTTGCGTTCAAAACCTTCTGCAATATTATTCATAACAGAAACTGAAGCACGCTGTATTTGATCTTTAAAACCAAAATCCTTGCTTTCTTCAAACAACCTATATATTTGAATAGTAAGTTCTTTTGACTTTTGCCACGCTAAGATATCTTCAAATCGTTCAATACCCATACTTTTTAACTTTTACCTTTTGACTTGCCTCTTTTAACTTTCGACTTTTACCTTGCACCTTTCACCTTGTTCCTTGCACCTTTCACCTTGTTCCTTGTTCCTTTCACCTTGTCCCTTGTTCCTTGTTCCTTTTCCCTTGTCCCTTGTCCCTTGTTCCTTGTTCCCTTGTCCCTTTCACCTTGTACCTTGCACCTTGTTCCTTGTCCCTTTTCCCTTTTCCCTTGTCCCTTTCACCTTGTACCTTGCTCCTTTCGACTTTCTCCTTGCCCCTCACTCACACCATTTCTTAACATCATCTAAAGCGGGCATTGCTATTTCAAGTTTTAGCTTTTTACGCATTCCGCCTAAATCATTAAATAATTTATTAGGATTTGCATTTTTCAGATCTTCGATAGAATTGATATTCATTTTAATCAAAACCGGTGCCCAATCAGCGGCTACGCCAGCATTCACAAGTTGCTCAGGAGTAATAATTTCCTTTTTCTTTTCTGGCTTCATTTGCGGGAAGAACAGCACATCTTGAATTGAATGGCTATTAGTCATAAGCATTGTAAGTCTGTCAATACCAATTCCCAAGCCAGCTGTAGGAGGCATCCCTAGCTCAATTGCACTTAGAAAATCCTCGTCAAGCGCCATCGCTTCTTCATCTCCACGCTTAGCAAGCTCCAACTGCTCTTCAAAACGTTTGCGTTGGTCAATTGGGTCATTAAGCTCGCTATAAGCGTTGCAGATTTCTTTTCCATTTACAACAGCTTCAAAACGCTCTACCAATCCTTCTTTGCTACGATGTTTTTTAGCTAGCGGCGACATTTCAACAGGATAATCCATTATAAAAGTTGGCTGAATTAGCTTGTGCTCAACCGTTTCGCCAAAAATTTCATCAATTAGTTTGCCTTTTCCCATAGATTGGTCAACAGGCACATTTAATTTTTGAGCTGTATTCCTAAGTTCGTCCTCGTCCATTTCGGAAATATCAATTCCTGTGTATTCCTTGATGGCTTCAAACATTGTAAGTCTTTTCCACGGGCGTTTAAAGTCAATTACATTTTCGCCATTAGTAACTTTGGTAGAACCAGTAATATCTATGGCAATTTTTTCAACCATTTCTTCGACTAATTCAGCCATCCAGATATAGTCTTTGTATGCCACATAAAGCTCCATTTGTGTAAATTCAGGATTATGAAATCTGCTCATACCCTCATTACGGAAATCTTTTGCAAACTCAAATACCGCATCAAAGCCGCCAACAATAAGGCGTTTCAAATAAAGTTCATTTGCAATTCGCAAATACAGCTGAATTTGCAAGGTATTATGAAAAGTTTTAAAAGGACGTGCAGCAGCTCCACCATGTATAGGTTGTAAAATTGGCGTTTCTACTTCTAAATAGCCTTTTGTATTTAAAAAATCCCTCATTGAAGCTACTAGTTGCGAGCGTTTCACAAAAACATCTTTCACATGCGGATTTACAATTAAGTCCAAGGAGCGATTTCTGTAACGTTGCTCTGGGTCGGTGAAAGCATCATATAACTTGTCGTCTTTTTCCTTAACAATAGGCAATGGTTTTACCGATTTACTAAGAATAGTAAACGATTCTGCATGTATTGATATTTCTCCTGTTTGAGTCGTAAAGACAAATCCATTCACGCCAATAATATCGCCAATGTCTAATAATTTCTTAAAAACCACATTATACATTGTTTTATCATCGGTTGGACAGAGATCATCTCGCTTAAAATACACTTGGATACGCCCTTTTGCATCTTGCAATTCTATAAAAGAAGCTGCACCCATAATTCTACGCATCATGATTCGGCCTGCTACTGATACTTTGCTAAATTTATCAGGATTTTCTTTAAACTCGCTTAATATTTCATCAGAGTAGCATGTTACTTCGTATAATGCTGCTGGATATGGCTCGATGCCTAATTCATACAATTGGCTCAATGCGTTACGACGCAATAATTCCTGTTCGGATAGTTCAGACATATTATTTGGAATTTTTGTGCAAAGATAAAAAGGTTTTATAAACAAAATTTGAAAAAGAAATAAATTCTATTTTGTAACTTCGCAACAAAAAAATGCCTTTTATAAAGAAAAAATATCTAATTCTGCTATGCGTACTTTCCGCATTACTTCTAAGTTTATCATGGCCTCTTAATGGATTTCCTTTTCTTGTCTTTATTTCACTAGTCCCGCTAATCATTGTTATTGAAGAAATCAAGAAAAATCCCGATAGATTCACTGCTCTTGCCACTCTTAGATACAGCTATATCACTTTTTTAATCTGGAACGCGCTCACAACGTGGTGGATATGGCATTCTACCGTAGTAGGAGCTTTAATTGCAATTTTTGTAAACAGCCTTTTCATGTCGATTGTTGTTCAAATTGCAGCTTTTGTTAGAGGAAAATTAGAAAACAACATTATCGGAATTGCCATTTTCCCAATATTTTGGATAGCATTTGAATATTTGCATCAACTATGGGATCTTTCGTGGTCTTGGCTGAACTTAGGCAACGTG comes from Bacteroidales bacterium and encodes:
- a CDS encoding HAD family phosphatase, producing MKNSIKNIIFDLGGVILNIDYKLTQDAFVKLGLKNIDDVYGQYFQVKFFDLFDRGEISEDEFIDLSKDLFPENISKQQLVDAWNAMLLDMPEHRFDFLKKIGKKYRIFLMSNTNITHYDEYQKYIKDKYKINGLDDLFEKAYYSFLVGMRKPEDRFFNLILEENNLKANETLFIDDTSINTDAAKTLGLQALWLKDNMDITEALSEL
- the lysS gene encoding lysine--tRNA ligase — translated: MSELSEQELLRRNALSQLYELGIEPYPAALYEVTCYSDEILSEFKENPDKFSKVSVAGRIMMRRIMGAASFIELQDAKGRIQVYFKRDDLCPTDDKTMYNVVFKKLLDIGDIIGVNGFVFTTQTGEISIHAESFTILSKSVKPLPIVKEKDDKLYDAFTDPEQRYRNRSLDLIVNPHVKDVFVKRSQLVASMRDFLNTKGYLEVETPILQPIHGGAAARPFKTFHNTLQIQLYLRIANELYLKRLIVGGFDAVFEFAKDFRNEGMSRFHNPEFTQMELYVAYKDYIWMAELVEEMVEKIAIDITGSTKVTNGENVIDFKRPWKRLTMFEAIKEYTGIDISEMDEDELRNTAQKLNVPVDQSMGKGKLIDEIFGETVEHKLIQPTFIMDYPVEMSPLAKKHRSKEGLVERFEAVVNGKEICNAYSELNDPIDQRKRFEEQLELAKRGDEEAMALDEDFLSAIELGMPPTAGLGIGIDRLTMLMTNSHSIQDVLFFPQMKPEKKKEIITPEQLVNAGVAADWAPVLIKMNINSIEDLKNANPNKLFNDLGGMRKKLKLEIAMPALDDVKKWCE
- a CDS encoding SulP family inorganic anion transporter, with product MQLLNTKNLRGDFFGGVTASIVALPLALAFGIQAFGVISVEDVPNIGAIGALAGLVGAIMLGFFASLFGGTHSQVSGPTGPMTVITATLISGIWSGATAPNIETVIVAMAITGMLCGIFQILFGIIKIGKYIRYLPYPVLSGFMSGIGVIIILQQIYPLLGVKSPVLIVDMLLQLPEKAMQFNAEALIMGVSTIALIYLFPFITKKVPSTLVALVVVTIASVLVNYSSKLTIGEIPSGFPMPFFVEHSVAGIDWMKAISVALVPAITLAGLGAIDTLLTSVVADNITKTKHNSNKELVGQGIGNFMSGLFGGIAGAGATMRTVVNIRSGGKTQLSGMFHSLILLAILLGLGQYVKFIPYSVLAGILITVGISIIDFKGLKDLLKMPRADAVVLVTVLLLTVFVDLIIAVGIGMVIASVLFMKRASDLVESGYHSSKLTHFDKEVPWEDEKYLSDDIRSKIYIQRLDGPLFFGSVTRFQEIMDSVPQNAKIVIIRMKLVSYMDQSGVYAMESAINDLQSRGITVLMTIIQPQPMYLLKKMKIIPDLLAQEHTFKTFEDCTEFLNDYFKDKK
- the ispG gene encoding (E)-4-hydroxy-3-methylbut-2-enyl-diphosphate synthase gives rise to the protein MNYAKDFSWLFFSTQETKIGNLGIGGNNPVRIQSMTNTPTLDTDKTVQQCMRIFDAGGELVRITARNISEATNLSKIRAELNKAGYHQPLAADIHFNPAIAIEAARRVEKIRINPGNFVNLFPNKKEYSEREYEQEINEICTTIKPLIQVCKENGTAVRIGINGGSLGTRIISKYGNTTKGMVESALEYINIFKNENFHNLVISIKASNVISMIHANRLLAQRCMENNFKYPIHLGVTEAGEGEDGRMKSALGIGSLLADGIGDTIRVSLTEAPENEIPAAIEIVNSAKKNQANKQIAEKFFSKINPFSTNLNLYEKNNRKKPAVYAMPEMQGKSQNIDDLREKYFNDSEKPIDIPWNVKKQSTIDFSIVAGSFLVDGCGNSISINSNDAKYAEKANELLQISERKISRASFTSCPSCGRTTYDIEKVLKDVKKTFSGMTGVHFAVMGCIVNGPGEMAGAKYGILGSKENHVDIYVDGKPLLKSIPQDEAVNELKKIVEKNEKQY
- a CDS encoding four helix bundle protein, whose translation is MGIERFEDILAWQKSKELTIQIYRLFEESKDFGFKDQIQRASVSVMNNIAEGFERKSYKEFKHFLYIAKGSCGEVRSMLIIAHELKKINTSDYEMLLSLCTEISKMLFGLINKL
- a CDS encoding DUF3575 domain-containing protein; this encodes MKKGILSIIVFFMLLANGVFAQQAVLKWNPLSLIINCYNGSFEYVIKDRYSAQLGGYFINFKQEVEEGNQFNYFKLKGFSLTPEFRYYIFKEAPNGLYVAPFLRYQNLLFKSHEEIDTLGQTFTNDEKFRFQTLGGGFTLGYQWIRGERYSIDVFLGPSYYFGTTKAGSNIDSDKFSLNSSGKISGGFNLRWGVLLGISL